One segment of Streptomyces sp. TG1A-8 DNA contains the following:
- a CDS encoding AQJ64_40280 family protein, whose translation MPRSGRRSCRRAGAWAENGCPSARMRTGMTDLRTKVTWVDVRRDLPRSGVPVAAAITGRYPVGSAGCGTALGEAFWLVSRCTSPFLHFSEDGTEHRDCFADSDGFVRLPYGPAGDDTVTHWAEPPTLPGRTTHLVLGEDVQPALRNAWSARPAP comes from the coding sequence ATGCCGAGGTCGGGACGGCGTTCTTGCCGACGTGCCGGCGCATGGGCGGAGAACGGTTGTCCGAGCGCTCGGATGAGGACGGGAATGACGGATCTGAGGACCAAGGTGACCTGGGTTGACGTACGTCGGGATCTGCCGCGGAGCGGTGTACCGGTGGCGGCGGCGATCACGGGCCGGTATCCAGTCGGCAGTGCTGGGTGCGGCACAGCGTTGGGGGAGGCATTCTGGCTGGTGAGCCGATGTACTTCACCATTTCTGCACTTCAGTGAGGACGGGACGGAACACAGGGACTGCTTCGCCGACTCCGACGGGTTCGTCCGCTTGCCCTACGGTCCCGCCGGCGACGACACCGTGACTCACTGGGCTGAGCCGCCCACCCTGCCGGGCAGGACGACGCATCTCGTTCTCGGGGAAGACGTGCAGCCGGCTCTCCGGAACGCGTGGAGCGCTCGCCCTGCCCCCTGA
- a CDS encoding isochorismatase family cysteine hydrolase: MISLRARAAPAGLSDPDGRWEREASDAGTRVARGEGVRRRAADGEEHEDDAVHRVAVQRRAGFEFESQWSVRDHGDLTEETAVLLVDPYNDFLSEGGSIWPRLESVAKEVGLLHHLRCVVAAARGAGVRVVFVPHRRWEPGDYETWDHPNPTQRAVMERHSFARGTWGGEFHADFRPRPGDVVAQEHWGQSGFANTDLDLRLKQHGISHVVVAGLLANTCIESTGRFAMELGYHVTLVRDATAAFLPEMMHAAHELNGPTYAHAITTTDEITAAFGGARA; this comes from the coding sequence TTGATCAGCCTGCGCGCGCGGGCGGCCCCCGCCGGCCTCAGCGACCCCGACGGCAGATGGGAGCGCGAGGCGTCCGACGCCGGAACCCGGGTCGCCCGTGGCGAGGGCGTCCGGCGCCGCGCCGCCGACGGCGAGGAGCACGAGGACGATGCCGTGCACCGCGTTGCGGTCCAGCGCCGTGCCGGCTTCGAGTTCGAGTCGCAGTGGAGTGTGCGCGATCACGGCGACCTGACCGAGGAGACGGCCGTGTTACTGGTCGACCCCTACAACGACTTCCTGTCCGAAGGGGGCAGCATCTGGCCGCGCCTGGAGTCCGTGGCGAAGGAGGTGGGTCTGCTGCACCACCTGCGCTGCGTGGTCGCCGCCGCCCGCGGGGCCGGTGTGCGCGTGGTGTTCGTTCCGCACCGCCGCTGGGAGCCGGGCGACTACGAGACGTGGGATCACCCCAACCCCACCCAGCGCGCCGTCATGGAACGGCACAGCTTCGCCCGAGGCACCTGGGGCGGGGAGTTCCACGCCGACTTCCGGCCCCGGCCCGGCGACGTCGTAGCGCAGGAGCATTGGGGGCAGAGCGGGTTCGCCAACACCGACCTCGACCTCCGGCTCAAGCAGCACGGCATCAGCCACGTCGTCGTCGCAGGCCTGCTGGCGAACACCTGCATCGAGTCCACCGGACGTTTCGCCATGGAACTCGGCTACCACGTGACGCTGGTGCGTGACGCCACCGCGGCGTTCCTCCCCGAGATGATGCACGCCGCGCACGAACTGAACGGTCCCACCTACGCCCACGCCATCACCACCACCGACGAGATCACGGCTGCCTTCGGGGGAGCGCGCGCGTGA
- a CDS encoding IS6 family transposase, which translates to MDSAPPSHQGHRYPVGIVSRCVWRYFRFPLGFREVEGLMPERGVVVSHETVRRWCAKFGQSCADGLCQRRPRSGDTWHLDEVFTRVNGERKYLWRALDAGGSVLDIPVQSRRDTAAARRLFRKPLKKTCPVPQVVVTGKLRSHGAAHHEVTSCVEHRPHKGLNNRAANSHQPTRQRERAMKGFRSTGGTQRFPSAFSGIPPHFRPHRHLMTAAHHRAETTPRFTIRDQTTGATGQPAEA; encoded by the coding sequence GTGGACAGCGCACCGCCGTCGCACCAGGGGCACCGGTACCCGGTCGGGATCGTCTCCCGCTGCGTGTGGCGGTACTTCCGCTTCCCGCTCGGCTTCCGCGAGGTCGAGGGGCTGATGCCCGAACGCGGCGTGGTCGTGTCCCACGAGACGGTCCGCCGCTGGTGCGCGAAGTTCGGGCAGTCCTGCGCCGACGGCCTGTGTCAAAGGCGGCCCCGGTCCGGGGACACCTGGCACCTGGACGAGGTCTTCACCAGGGTCAACGGCGAGCGGAAGTATCTGTGGCGGGCCCTCGACGCCGGCGGCAGCGTGCTCGACATCCCGGTCCAGAGCCGGCGGGACACCGCTGCGGCCAGGCGCTTGTTCCGCAAACCGCTCAAGAAGACCTGCCCGGTGCCGCAGGTGGTGGTCACCGGCAAGCTCCGTTCCCACGGCGCGGCCCACCACGAGGTCACGTCCTGCGTCGAGCACCGCCCGCACAAGGGCCTGAACAACCGGGCCGCGAACAGCCACCAGCCCACCCGGCAGCGCGAACGCGCGATGAAAGGTTTCCGCAGTACCGGCGGGACCCAGCGATTCCCGTCCGCGTTCAGCGGCATCCCACCCCACTTCCGACCCCACCGCCACCTGATGACCGCCGCCCACCACCGCGCCGAAACGACCCCCCGCTTCACGATCCGGGATCAGACCACCGGCGCCACCGGCCAACCCGCCGAAGCCTGA
- a CDS encoding LuxR family transcriptional regulator, with the protein MEEPAAKLTCRELEVLRLLAQGLSNRLIARKLDISEKTVKNHLSNIYCKIGATHRTQAALYAQYAGLTDPGEAAPPASAPAPLPEKDAPPAGPCLTARERGVLCLLAWGLSNRLIAQRLDISEKTVKNHLSNIYCKIGATHRTQAALYAQYADLA; encoded by the coding sequence GTGGAAGAACCGGCAGCAAAACTCACCTGTCGGGAGTTAGAAGTACTCCGCCTGCTGGCCCAGGGGTTAAGCAACCGGCTCATCGCCCGAAAACTCGACATATCCGAGAAGACCGTGAAGAACCATCTCAGCAACATATACTGCAAGATCGGGGCCACCCACCGCACCCAGGCCGCCCTCTACGCCCAGTACGCCGGCCTGACCGACCCCGGGGAAGCGGCTCCGCCCGCTTCGGCACCTGCTCCCCTCCCCGAGAAGGACGCGCCCCCCGCTGGCCCCTGCCTCACCGCACGCGAGCGGGGCGTGCTCTGCCTGCTGGCCTGGGGATTAAGTAACCGGCTCATCGCTCAAAGACTCGACATATCCGAGAAGACCGTGAAGAACCATCTCAGCAACATATACTGCAAAATCGGGGCCACTCACCGCACCCAGGCCGCCCTCTACGCCCAGTACGCCGACCTCGCTTAG
- a CDS encoding IS5 family transposase (programmed frameshift) encodes MGRGTWSWIVPDGLWEIARPLIPPSKVRPQGGGTQDTPDETLFAAIIYVLVSGCAWRALPPCFGISKSTAHRRFVIWSRAGVWGRLHEEILRRLDDTDLLDLSRVVLDSAHVRAKKGGEHTGPSPVDRGKPGSKMHILSDAKGLPLLVGISAANVHDSQALKPMVLGHLTRHDPHNGRYFKPQRLHADKAYDVPELRKWVRGKRIGVRIARKGIESSERLGRRRWVIERTMSWLTGYRRLNHRYERNPRNYLAFLGLAAVLCCYKRLLKPTT; translated from the exons ATGGGGCGGGGTACGTGGAGTTGGATTGTTCCGGACGGGCTGTGGGAGATCGCGAGGCCGCTGATCCCGCCGTCAAAGGTGCGGCCGCAGGGTGGCGGGACGCAGGACACGCCTGATGAGACGCTGTTTGCCGCGATCATCTATGTGCTGGTCAGCGGCTGCGCCTGGCGGGCACTGCCACCGTGCTTCGGTATATCGAAGTCCACTGCGCATCGCCGTTTCGTGATCTGGTCGCGCGCCGGTGTGTGGGGCCGGCTCCATGAGGAGATCCTGCGCCGGCTCGACGACACGGACCTCCTCGATCTTTCCCGTGTCGTCCTCGACTCCGCCCACGTGAGGGCTAAAAAAG GGGGCGAACACACAGGTCCGAGTCCCGTGGACCGGGGCAAGCCGGGTTCCAAGATGCACATCCTGTCGGACGCGAAGGGACTGCCCCTTCTCGTCGGCATCTCCGCGGCCAACGTCCACGACAGCCAGGCCCTGAAGCCCATGGTGCTCGGTCACCTAACGAGACACGACCCGCACAACGGCCGGTACTTCAAGCCCCAGCGCCTGCATGCCGACAAGGCATACGACGTCCCTGAGCTGCGGAAATGGGTACGCGGCAAGCGCATCGGCGTCCGCATCGCCCGCAAGGGCATCGAGTCCAGCGAACGGCTGGGCCGGCGTCGTTGGGTGATCGAACGGACCATGTCCTGGCTGACCGGCTACCGTCGGCTCAACCACCGTTACGAACGCAATCCCCGCAACTACCTGGCCTTTCTGGGGCTTGCCGCAGTCCTCTGCTGCTACAAGCGACTCCTCAAGCCCACCACATAG
- a CDS encoding IS5 family transposase (programmed frameshift), producing the protein MSQRLVPDELWSLVAPLLPSFASRPQGGGTAPVDERAVFTAVVYVLTSGCAWRHLPETFGVSPATAHRRFSAWTKDGLWRRLHQAVLDELGARGEVDWTSVIVDAASVRAKKGDRLTGRNPVDRGKKGSKLHVLSDAQGLPLALGVSGANVHDSQALLPLVLGIPAVRSRRGPRRRRPGRLRADKAYHSAERLRWLRERGIVPRIARPGIESGERLGRHRWKIERTISWLFGYRRLTVRYERKGSHFLAFLGLAAVLTCYKKLAKIAT; encoded by the exons TTGTCGCAGCGGTTGGTTCCTGACGAACTCTGGTCGCTCGTGGCACCGTTGCTGCCTTCGTTCGCTTCCCGTCCGCAAGGCGGAGGCACGGCCCCGGTGGATGAGCGAGCGGTGTTCACGGCCGTGGTGTACGTGCTGACCAGCGGCTGCGCCTGGCGGCACCTGCCGGAGACGTTCGGCGTCTCACCGGCCACCGCCCACCGCCGGTTCTCCGCATGGACCAAGGACGGGCTGTGGCGGCGGCTGCACCAGGCCGTTCTGGACGAACTCGGCGCCCGCGGCGAGGTGGACTGGACCTCGGTGATCGTGGACGCCGCCTCCGTCCGGGCGAAAAAGGGGGATCGCT TGACCGGGCGCAATCCGGTCGACCGGGGCAAGAAGGGCAGCAAGCTCCACGTCCTGTCCGACGCCCAGGGCCTCCCTCTCGCCCTTGGCGTCTCGGGGGCGAACGTCCATGACAGCCAGGCACTCCTGCCGCTGGTGCTGGGCATCCCCGCCGTCCGTTCCCGGCGCGGCCCTCGCAGACGCAGGCCCGGCAGGCTTCGCGCGGACAAGGCGTACCACTCCGCCGAGAGGCTGAGGTGGCTGCGTGAACGGGGCATCGTCCCGCGCATCGCCCGACCCGGCATCGAGTCCGGCGAGCGTCTCGGCCGGCACCGCTGGAAGATCGAACGGACGATCTCCTGGCTCTTCGGCTACCGCCGCCTGACCGTCCGCTACGAGCGCAAAGGCAGCCACTTCCTGGCCTTCCTCGGGCTCGCAGCGGTCCTGACCTGCTACAAGAAACTCGCAAAGATCGCCACGTGA
- the hisC gene encoding histidinol-phosphate transaminase, whose translation MPPAPAPRLRADVSRLPRYVPGRVAPSDLVDKLSSNENPYPPLPSVVASMREELGRVNRYPDAKSSELVTALSGALGVPPEHCVPGTGSLGVTKDLLCAAVGEGDEVLFAWRSFEAYPLLVWATGATPVPIPLRDERHDLEAMADAVSDRTRVIIVCSPNNPTGTAVHRGELERFLDRVPGDVLVVLDEAYREFVDDTDVPDGIDLYRDRPHVAVLRTFSKAYGLARLRVGYAVAHPPVAAALRACTAPFAVSGLAQAAAQASLNAGPELLERVQTLVGERSRVTRALRAAGWNVPDSQANFVWLRLGAHTTAFTDVCEAAGVMVRPFGDEGVRITIGTPEENDHLLKIAGDWRV comes from the coding sequence ATGCCCCCTGCACCTGCTCCCCGGCTGCGCGCCGATGTCTCCCGGTTGCCTCGCTACGTTCCCGGCCGGGTCGCGCCCAGCGACCTGGTGGACAAGCTGTCATCGAACGAGAACCCCTACCCCCCGCTGCCGTCGGTCGTCGCCTCGATGCGCGAGGAGTTGGGGCGCGTCAACCGCTATCCCGACGCGAAGAGCAGTGAACTGGTCACGGCGTTGTCCGGTGCCCTGGGGGTGCCTCCGGAACACTGCGTGCCCGGCACCGGATCCCTAGGGGTCACCAAGGACCTGTTGTGCGCCGCGGTCGGCGAGGGGGACGAAGTGCTGTTCGCCTGGCGCTCGTTCGAGGCGTACCCGCTGCTCGTCTGGGCCACCGGGGCAACGCCCGTGCCGATTCCGCTGCGTGACGAGCGGCATGACCTGGAGGCCATGGCCGACGCGGTGAGCGACCGCACGCGCGTGATCATCGTGTGCAGCCCCAACAACCCGACCGGCACGGCCGTGCACCGTGGTGAGCTTGAGCGCTTCCTCGACCGGGTGCCGGGCGACGTGCTGGTGGTGCTCGACGAGGCGTACCGCGAGTTCGTCGACGACACCGATGTACCCGACGGCATCGACCTCTACCGCGACCGTCCCCACGTCGCCGTACTGCGCACCTTCTCCAAGGCGTACGGGCTGGCGCGACTGCGCGTCGGCTACGCGGTGGCGCATCCGCCGGTTGCGGCCGCGCTGCGGGCCTGCACCGCGCCGTTCGCCGTCAGCGGACTCGCCCAGGCCGCCGCGCAGGCATCGTTGAACGCGGGTCCCGAACTGCTGGAGCGAGTACAGACCCTGGTGGGCGAGCGCTCCCGGGTCACCCGCGCTCTGCGGGCCGCGGGCTGGAACGTTCCTGACAGCCAGGCCAACTTCGTCTGGCTGCGCCTCGGTGCGCACACGACGGCGTTCACCGACGTGTGCGAGGCGGCGGGAGTCATGGTGCGCCCCTTCGGCGACGAGGGGGTGCGGATCACCATCGGCACTCCCGAGGAGAACGACCATCTGCTGAAGATCGCGGGCGACTGGCGGGTGTGA
- the aroA gene encoding 3-phosphoshikimate 1-carboxyvinyltransferase: MLLRVDPVDSFSGTFRVPSSKPETQRAILTGTLAAGTSRVYNDLRCDETETMKNACRAFGAKITEHDGFLEIQGIGGTRPHIRRVIQARGSGLVFRVMTALASVLPSPVVVTGDATLCNRVMEPLLEALRELGADIESIVSENKAPVVNWGRGLKGGTCRLPGDISSQFITAVLFAAPLANRPVEIEVTGEVFSQSYIRQTLASLTEAGIKVSASEDMRRYHVEPSSYQAQDVTTHEDYTSASYLLAAAALFPGRTVLTNVYGDSMQGEFAIVPILEQLGVSVTFDRATSSLTVDNPQDSLRGNFEVDVRDCPNIVPTLAALGAYVQGSLRVTGGRLTRFHKASRIEAMVAELTRAGVDIEVLYDDGVCDGFEVRGARTYPGGVTLSSWGDHRIFMSLFVAGLRMQSANRFSGFEDVRLSFPTFMEEFTKAGVRTTAVEEENAPAGAVG, from the coding sequence ATGCTGCTGAGGGTTGATCCGGTCGATTCCTTTTCCGGAACTTTCCGCGTCCCTTCTTCGAAACCGGAGACGCAACGGGCAATTCTGACCGGCACACTGGCCGCGGGTACGTCACGTGTTTACAACGACCTCCGTTGCGACGAGACGGAGACCATGAAAAACGCCTGCCGTGCCTTCGGTGCCAAGATCACCGAGCACGACGGATTCCTGGAGATCCAGGGCATCGGAGGGACGCGCCCGCACATCCGGCGCGTCATCCAGGCCCGCGGCTCGGGTCTGGTGTTTCGCGTCATGACGGCGCTGGCGTCCGTACTGCCGTCGCCGGTCGTGGTGACGGGCGACGCGACCCTGTGCAACCGCGTGATGGAGCCCCTGCTGGAGGCGTTGCGCGAACTCGGCGCGGACATCGAGTCGATCGTCAGCGAGAACAAGGCTCCGGTCGTCAACTGGGGACGTGGCCTGAAGGGCGGCACGTGCCGGCTGCCGGGCGACATCAGCTCGCAGTTCATCACCGCCGTCCTATTCGCCGCGCCGCTGGCCAACCGCCCGGTGGAGATCGAGGTGACGGGCGAGGTCTTCTCCCAGTCGTACATCCGGCAGACGCTGGCGAGCCTGACGGAAGCGGGTATCAAGGTCTCCGCGTCGGAGGACATGCGTCGCTACCACGTGGAGCCCTCCTCCTACCAGGCCCAGGACGTCACCACGCACGAGGACTACACCTCGGCCTCGTACCTGCTGGCCGCCGCCGCGCTCTTCCCGGGCCGGACTGTCCTGACCAACGTGTACGGCGACAGCATGCAGGGTGAGTTCGCGATCGTCCCGATCCTGGAGCAGCTCGGGGTGAGTGTCACCTTCGACCGGGCCACCTCGTCGCTGACCGTCGACAACCCGCAGGACAGTCTGCGCGGCAACTTCGAGGTGGATGTGCGGGACTGCCCGAACATCGTGCCCACGCTCGCCGCCCTCGGGGCGTACGTGCAGGGCAGCCTGCGGGTGACCGGCGGACGCCTCACCCGCTTCCACAAGGCGTCACGCATCGAGGCCATGGTCGCTGAACTGACCCGCGCGGGCGTGGACATCGAGGTCCTGTACGACGACGGCGTCTGCGACGGTTTCGAGGTCCGCGGCGCGCGGACGTACCCCGGCGGAGTGACGCTCTCCAGTTGGGGCGACCACCGCATCTTCATGTCGCTGTTCGTGGCAGGCCTGCGGATGCAGTCCGCCAACCGGTTCTCGGGCTTCGAAGACGTCCGGCTGTCCTTTCCCACCTTCATGGAGGAGTTCACCAAGGCAGGGGTGCGGACCACGGCCGTCGAGGAGGAGAACGCGCCCGCTGGGGCCGTCGGCTGA
- a CDS encoding acetyl-CoA carboxylase biotin carboxylase subunit family protein — translation MSGAILFLTRWPLYEDERRWENRLAAPELVFDPETDRVTYVCDEGARSGVPADAERVHVVRDFGDLDNVLKVVDAIVREEGPFDHVIGFSEMLLDLAATLRERYGVPGFSPEETSRFCDKTVMKERVSRAGLRVPRWAPCWTEEQVLAAAEEFGYPVIVKPVRGASSQGVREIASAGELRALCAERNLSDLEIEEFVRGEILHVDGVLDAAGKPLFLCTSRYVSTCLDFEVLGAPLGSVFQTDPVVRGRCEDFAVRCLTALGLHSSAFHLELFDTGEELVFLEVGARVPGADVSYVINDVHGVNLFRLWVDVLLGRPVDPPVPDPELSGGWLIIQAPKPLPQKVTAASSLLGHVPYLYRELVPRPGEVLVSRPGAYATLQGGRFLFRGGTQEQIEEAVRQAREQYRLTTEPVP, via the coding sequence ATGTCCGGCGCAATCCTGTTCTTGACCCGCTGGCCCTTGTACGAGGACGAACGGCGCTGGGAGAACCGCCTCGCCGCTCCCGAATTGGTCTTCGACCCGGAGACCGACCGCGTCACGTACGTGTGCGACGAGGGCGCCCGCAGCGGAGTGCCCGCCGACGCCGAACGGGTCCACGTCGTACGGGACTTCGGCGACCTGGACAACGTGCTGAAGGTGGTCGACGCCATCGTTCGCGAAGAAGGCCCGTTCGACCACGTCATCGGCTTCTCCGAAATGCTCCTCGACCTCGCGGCTACCCTGCGCGAGCGGTACGGCGTCCCGGGCTTCAGCCCCGAGGAAACCTCCCGCTTCTGCGACAAGACCGTCATGAAGGAGAGGGTGTCGCGGGCCGGCCTCCGAGTGCCGCGCTGGGCGCCCTGCTGGACCGAGGAGCAGGTCCTCGCGGCCGCCGAGGAGTTCGGCTACCCCGTGATCGTCAAGCCGGTGCGAGGGGCGTCGAGCCAGGGGGTGCGCGAGATCGCCTCGGCCGGGGAGCTGCGGGCCCTGTGTGCCGAACGGAACCTGAGCGACCTCGAGATCGAGGAGTTCGTGCGAGGCGAGATCCTGCACGTCGACGGCGTCCTGGACGCCGCGGGCAAACCGCTGTTCCTGTGTACCTCGCGCTACGTCTCCACCTGCCTGGACTTCGAGGTCCTTGGCGCACCGCTCGGCTCCGTCTTCCAGACGGACCCGGTGGTGCGCGGCCGCTGCGAGGACTTCGCCGTGCGCTGCCTGACCGCGCTTGGCCTGCACAGCTCCGCCTTCCACCTCGAACTCTTCGACACCGGCGAAGAGTTGGTGTTCCTGGAGGTCGGAGCCCGAGTGCCAGGCGCCGACGTGTCGTACGTCATCAACGACGTCCACGGCGTGAATCTCTTCCGGCTGTGGGTCGACGTCCTGCTCGGCCGCCCGGTGGACCCACCGGTCCCCGACCCGGAGCTGAGCGGCGGCTGGCTGATCATCCAAGCTCCCAAGCCTCTGCCCCAGAAGGTCACCGCCGCCAGCTCGCTCCTGGGTCACGTGCCCTACCTGTACCGCGAGTTGGTGCCACGGCCGGGCGAGGTCCTGGTCTCACGGCCCGGCGCGTACGCCACGCTCCAGGGCGGACGCTTCCTTTTCCGGGGCGGCACCCAGGAGCAGATCGAGGAGGCCGTGCGGCAGGCGCGTGAGCAGTACCGCCTGACGACCGAGCCTGTCCCGTAG
- a CDS encoding DUF1611 domain-containing protein has product MEEDVDQLSHAELVDKNFVLFAEGCFGLFTSKIAASLIRYNGDRCVAVIDSRKEGQTVQDVLGYGGAIPIVSRVEHALHLRPEVMIIGKGLHSANLPSAWKPHILTAVQSGLHLINSIHYRLADDPDIARAVREKGITVWETKDAPAVQLNKARVLDLDTWVIHTCGSDSNIGKKTAALQIWNEANRSGIRTGFAATGQSGMLISGHGIAVDGVPGDFMAGAVEQVVMEAAAGNEWVVVEGQGSLNHIGFSGVALAILHGALPHALVFCHRLGAERTKVWETPIIPIPELIRMNEDLSVFARPAKVAAVSVNSVGFSEEDYRRETEKLEADTGLPVVDPIREGGAARLVEILRTHQRETAGKLSGHRG; this is encoded by the coding sequence ATGGAGGAAGACGTGGATCAGTTGAGCCATGCGGAGCTGGTCGACAAGAACTTCGTGTTGTTCGCCGAGGGGTGCTTCGGACTCTTCACGAGCAAGATCGCCGCCTCACTGATCCGCTACAACGGGGACCGCTGCGTCGCCGTGATCGACAGCCGTAAGGAAGGCCAGACCGTTCAGGACGTCCTCGGCTACGGCGGTGCGATACCGATCGTCAGCCGCGTCGAGCACGCTTTGCACCTGCGTCCCGAGGTCATGATCATCGGCAAGGGCCTGCATTCCGCCAACCTGCCCTCTGCCTGGAAGCCGCACATCCTCACGGCCGTCCAGAGCGGCCTGCACCTGATCAACTCGATCCACTACCGCCTCGCCGACGATCCAGACATCGCCCGTGCCGTCCGTGAGAAGGGCATCACCGTCTGGGAGACCAAGGACGCCCCGGCAGTGCAGCTCAACAAGGCCCGCGTCCTGGACCTGGACACCTGGGTCATCCACACGTGCGGCAGCGACTCCAACATCGGCAAGAAGACCGCCGCCCTGCAGATCTGGAACGAGGCCAACCGCAGCGGCATCCGCACCGGCTTCGCCGCCACCGGCCAGAGCGGCATGCTGATCTCCGGCCATGGCATCGCGGTCGACGGTGTGCCCGGCGACTTCATGGCCGGCGCCGTCGAGCAGGTCGTCATGGAGGCCGCCGCCGGCAACGAATGGGTCGTCGTCGAGGGCCAGGGTTCCCTCAACCACATCGGGTTCAGCGGCGTCGCCCTCGCCATTCTCCACGGCGCGCTGCCGCACGCCCTGGTCTTCTGTCACCGCCTCGGCGCCGAGCGCACCAAGGTCTGGGAGACACCCATCATCCCCATCCCCGAGCTCATCCGCATGAACGAGGACCTCTCCGTCTTCGCTCGGCCCGCCAAGGTCGCCGCCGTCAGCGTCAACAGCGTCGGCTTCTCCGAGGAGGACTACCGCCGCGAGACCGAGAAGCTGGAGGCCGATACCGGACTGCCCGTCGTCGACCCGATCCGTGAGGGCGGCGCCGCCCGGCTCGTGGAGATCCTGCGCACCCACCAGCGCGAGACCGCGGGCAAGCTGTCGGGCCACCGGGGCTGA
- a CDS encoding acetyl-CoA carboxylase biotin carboxylase subunit family protein, whose protein sequence is MKRAILLLMHQGKSYTEEAAAATAALGLTLVALSSRPETPGVLDASRRHVADCVVTEEPELTSGDLDKAVRELADRGYRVEAALATFEGYRLLMAELNERLGARDSAEAALRLCLDKYELRRHLLAEGLSEVRLHRLTPGATPELDPSARWFVKPVRGASSFATFLLDDVNDLADLPAIQGQMRADRRMKAIFMDRYDFLVEEYVEGPEFSFETIVLDGRIHHLCVHEKARVEHLARTVLEGMSVSPPASLDRDLVLEGADHVSSCLAALAGQGLTDGVFHIEAKYWESRKRWEIIEINPRMGGSLIDASVQTVTGHSLLDLWTESLLLPDGERGAFHERLTRASQLEALRTGAPARATVFLSKYGEKGRTVDTIRFEPPTRPPRILRVHVAEGTELDESDRGICLMDALWDVAADDLDAETAFLDRHATEHFHVRYR, encoded by the coding sequence ATGAAGCGAGCAATCCTGCTCCTCATGCACCAAGGCAAGTCGTACACCGAGGAGGCCGCCGCGGCCACCGCCGCTCTCGGCCTGACCTTGGTCGCCCTCAGCTCCCGGCCGGAGACGCCAGGAGTCCTGGACGCGAGCCGCCGCCACGTGGCGGACTGCGTGGTCACCGAGGAACCCGAACTGACCTCCGGCGACCTCGACAAGGCCGTTCGTGAACTCGCCGACCGGGGCTATCGGGTCGAGGCCGCCCTCGCCACCTTCGAGGGCTACCGACTGCTGATGGCAGAGCTCAATGAGCGGCTCGGCGCGCGGGACTCCGCCGAAGCCGCGTTGCGCCTCTGCCTCGACAAGTACGAACTGCGCCGCCACCTCCTCGCCGAGGGACTGAGCGAGGTCCGGCTGCACCGCCTCACCCCCGGCGCAACCCCTGAACTCGACCCCTCGGCACGCTGGTTCGTCAAGCCGGTGCGCGGTGCCTCGTCCTTCGCGACCTTCCTTCTGGACGACGTCAACGACCTGGCTGACCTGCCCGCGATCCAGGGGCAGATGCGTGCCGACCGGCGCATGAAGGCGATCTTCATGGACCGGTACGACTTTCTCGTCGAGGAGTACGTCGAGGGTCCGGAGTTCAGCTTCGAGACGATCGTCCTCGACGGCCGGATCCACCACCTGTGCGTCCACGAGAAGGCCCGCGTGGAACACCTGGCGCGGACCGTCCTGGAGGGGATGTCGGTCAGCCCGCCCGCGAGCCTCGACCGTGACCTCGTCCTGGAGGGGGCCGACCACGTCAGCAGCTGCCTCGCCGCGCTAGCGGGGCAGGGGCTGACCGACGGCGTCTTCCACATCGAGGCCAAGTACTGGGAGTCGAGGAAACGCTGGGAGATCATCGAGATCAACCCCCGGATGGGCGGCAGCCTCATCGACGCCAGCGTCCAGACCGTCACCGGGCACTCCCTCCTCGACCTGTGGACCGAGTCCCTGCTGCTGCCCGATGGCGAGCGGGGCGCCTTCCACGAGCGACTCACCCGTGCCTCCCAACTGGAGGCCCTGCGCACCGGCGCGCCCGCCCGGGCGACCGTGTTCCTCAGCAAGTACGGAGAGAAGGGGCGGACCGTCGACACGATCCGCTTCGAGCCGCCCACCCGTCCGCCCCGGATCCTGCGCGTCCACGTGGCGGAGGGAACCGAACTCGACGAGTCCGACCGCGGGATCTGCCTGATGGACGCCCTGTGGGACGTGGCGGCCGACGACCTCGACGCCGAGACCGCCTTCCTCGACCGACACGCGACGGAGCATTTCCACGTCCGCTACCGCTGA